A stretch of the Medicago truncatula cultivar Jemalong A17 chromosome 5, MtrunA17r5.0-ANR, whole genome shotgun sequence genome encodes the following:
- the LOC11437029 gene encoding 7-deoxyloganetin glucosyltransferase: MSNFVKPKPHAVLIPAPFQGHINALFKLGKLLHLRGFHITFVNTEYNHKRLLESRDPNSLDGFNDFNFETIPDGLTPMEGNGDVTQDIYPLVQSIMTNFLQPFDELLTRLHQSANDGLIDAVEEHALPILFFSPCNASTFLCTFQYPNLIQKGLVPLKDESYLTNGYLDNKVGGRIPGLHNFRLKDLPDFTRITDPNDLMIKFITEVAVRCHRASSIVINTSYELESDVMNALYSMFPSIYTIGPFASFLNQSPQNHLASLNSNLWKEDTKCLEWLESKEPRSVVYVNFGSITVMSREKLLEFAWGLANSKNPFLWIIRPDLVIGGSVVLSSDFFKEVSDRGLIASWCPQDKVLNHPSIGGFLTHCGWNSTTESICAGVPMLCWPFFGDQPTNCRFICYEWEIGLEIDTNVKRDDVEKLVNELMVGENGKTMKQKVLEFKKKAEENTRSGGFSYMNLDKVIKEVMLKQF; encoded by the exons ATGAGTAATTTTGTAAAGCCAAAGCCGCATGCTGTGTTGATTCCAGCTCCATTTCAAGGTCATATCAATGCATTGTTCAAACTAGGAAAGCTTCTTCACCTTAGAGGCTTTCACATAACCTTCGTGAACACCGAATACAATCACAAACGCTTGCTCGAATCAAGAGATCCTAATTCTCTTGATGGTTTCAATGACTTTAACTTTGAGACCATACCAGATGGTCTAACTCCAATGGAAGGCAATGGTGATGTTACTCAAGACATATACCCTCTTGTGCAATCAATCATGACGAACTTCCTTCAGCCCTTTGATGAACTTCTTACTAGACTTCATCAATCTGCCAATGATGGT TTGATCGATGCTGTTGAAGAACATGCACTCccaattcttttcttttctccatGCAATGCATCTACCTTCTTGTGTACTTTTCAATATCCTAATCTGATTCAAAAAGGTCTAgtaccactcaaag ATGAGAGTTATCTAACAAATGGATATTTAGACAATAAAGTTGGTGGCAGGATTCCAGGTTTGCATAACTTTAGGTTGAAGGACCTTCctgattttacaaggattacaGATCCTAATGATTTGATGATAAAATTTATTACCGAAGTGGCGGTAAGATGTCACAGAGCCTCTTCTATTGTTATCAATACTTCATATGAACTTGAGAGTGATGTTATGAATGCTCTCTACTCTATGTTCCCTTCTATATACACCATTGGCCCATTTGCTTCTTTTTTAAATCAAAGTCCACAAAATCACTTGGCATCTTTAAATTCCAATCTTTGGAAAGAAGATACTAAATGTCTTGAGTGGCTTGAATCAAAAGAACCAAGATCAGTTGTTTATGTAAATTTTGGTAGCATCACAGTTATGTCACGAGAGAAGCTCTTAGAGTTTGCTTGGGGTTTGGCCAATAGCAAGAACCCTTTTTTGTGGATAATTAGGCCTGATCTTGTCATTGGGGGCTCAGTTGTTTTGtcatctgatttttttaaagaagtttcAGATAGAGGACTAATAGCAAGTTGGTGTCCACAAGATAAAGTGTTAAACCACCCTTCGATTGGTGGATTCTTGACTCATTGCGGATGGAACTCAACCACTGAAAGCATATGTGCTGGAGTGCCAATGTTGTGTTGGCCATTCTTTGGTGATCAACCAACAAACTGTAGATTTATTTGCTATGAATGGGAGATTGGACTCGAAATCGATACAAATGTGAAGAGAGATGACGTCGAGAAGTTAGTCAATGAATTGATGGTGGGAGAGAACGGAAAGACGATGAAGCAAAAGGTCTTGGAGTTCAAGAAGAAGGCAGAAGAGAACACAAGATCTGGTGGTTTTTCATACATGAACTTGGACAAAGTTATTAAGGAGGTCATGCTTAAACAATTCTAG